The genome window CCACTAATCCGCTCGCATTCCCCCCAACAATCAACAAAGGCTGAGACTGCGGCGCAGACATTGCCAGCGATCggcaccaacagcaacaacaacagcaatgcTCAACCTGCTCCAGTGGCTGCACCTGCAGCTCCAGCGGCTGCAGCTCCACCAGCCAAGCAAGTTCCAGCTCCCAATGCGGCCCCTCCGGCAAAGGTCATCGGCCAGCCTGTGTCCGCAGCGCCAGGCAAAAGTTCTTCCAATTCCAGCAGCACAACCGAGTGGTAAGTGGCAGTGCACTAGCGGAAGTTGTCGGATGTAGTAACCAAATCTGGAAACTTAAAGCCTAGTCCATTTGAGCAGTTTTAAAAGTGGCACTGCACTTTACCTGAATAATTTACGTTGTTTTCGAAGGTTTCATAAGAATCAGCTGAAGCAATGATAAATGTATAAGGCATCCTGATTCCTATCATTGAGCTACACTTCAGTTGTTCTTTTATTAAGATGGAGTTCTTAACAACCTGCTGCACGTTACCATTTCAGCGTCTGTGCCGGTGCCCTGCTGCCCCGCTTGGATGGCAATGGCAAGGAGCTGCCCATCTGCGCCGAGTGCAAGTGCTCCCATGTGGCGAGAAATACGACGCTGATAAAGGTGGGCCCATTCGAGTGTGCAAAAGCCGTCCGTACTTAACCAGCTCTCTTCTCTATCCAGGTCGTGGTCATTATTGTGATTTGGATCATCTCCATTTTAGTGATATACATGCTCTTCCTGATGTGCCTGGACCCGTTGCTGAACAAGCGAGTGAAGGCGAACTACCAGGAGCACACCAACGAAGATGTACATAACAAGCTTTCTAGATACAAGGGCATTCAGTATAGCCTCCTAGTTACAGCCCAAGGCGAAGATGATGAAGATGACGATGTTGATGCCGATGCGGCTCAACTAGTTGGCAATAAAGAAGCACCACTCTTTTGAATAGATTTTAATTTCCACAACCCCCTTTGTTTCATTTTGCGTTTTAGATTTTGTTAACTTTATAACCCACACTTCATTAAGACACTAACTAACGCAGCCAGACCTTGGATCACCTAGACTAATTCCAAATTTCTCCACCCCTTTTTAACCAGGACGAACCAACGCCGCCCCTGCCAGCCGTCAACAACCAGGAGCTCAGTGCCAGAGCCAATGTCCTCAATCGTGTGGGCCACCAGCAGGACAAGTGGAAGCGGCAGGTGCGCGAGCAGCGACGCCACATCTACGACAGGCACACCATGCTAAACTAACAAGGGGGTCGGTTTGCAGCTGGCGGAGAGTAGAAGGAGCATGGGCGACTTAAGACACGTATTCCAAGCAGTTATCCTTTGCGAAATTCCCCTTTGGATCAAATTTATTATCTGTATATTTAGCCAGattttatgttaattaaattatgtaaccaaaatatttttggcatgTGTGCttgtattttaattaataaggTAAATAGCGGGAGGAATGAACCAACAAATCcactgaaataaaataaattgagGGTTTAATTTGGAAAAATAAGGAACGTAAGACCGTAAAAGTGAGTCCAAGGTAGACAAACTCCTCTCGGCTTTAGTTTGATGCCTATTTTTGGTTCTTTCGGAACAGATACGCAGCCACAAGACGAAAGATTGACTCCAATGTAGTTTTTATCACACCATCGCCCTTTGCATATAATTACCAGAACTTTATACGTATTATTTTCAgacacatttatttttaataaatcatGTAACCACATATCCTTAGAGAAGTGGTTTTTCAATGCAAAACCGCCGAGCTAGACCTAAACTAAGTTCATTCAGAATCGGAGGCTCAGTATCCCTTAATGGTTTCGGCGAATGTCCAGTTTTCGTTAACCTGGAAGGGCCCCTCCACGCCGCATCCGTTGACGCTGCATACGCCCACAGTGTATTGGGAAATGTTACGAGTATCGCGGTAGTAAAGCACCTCCATGCATGTGCGGATCTACAATATAAGAGAAATGgtagttaaataataaatagtcCACCTCAGAGTTCGAAGTTACTTACCAGTTCGGAGGCTTCTACGGCGGTAAAGTCCCTGTCCTTGGGCTTCTTCTCACGGACCAGCGGAATGGCCAGATGGCGTGCAAAACCAGTGGCCACCACGTAGTCCTCGTAGGAGCGTCCACGAAGATCCACATTGGCCAGGTACGGAGTTCCCTCGTTGTCCACGCCGCCGACAACAACGTCAATGTAGAGGGGGTTCATGCGCGAACGACGGTTGTAGAGCACACGGGTCATCCAACTAGCCAAGGACTTGGGCTTCATCTCAATGTTGTCGTCGCAGCACTGGTCCTCGATCATCTTCTGGTCGATGTTGCGCTTAATGGACTGGATGTCAGCGAAGTCGCCGCTGCCGCCGAGCAGGATGTTCTTGTTTATCTTGAAAACGCGCTCAATGTTCTGGTAGCGTGCCATGGATCCGTAGGACACCAGGGTGTCGGCGGCGAGCATCACGCCTGAATCGTAGCGAATGCCCAGCACGGAGGTGCCCGTGGTGCTGGAGGCACTGCGAAATAGGAAAAGGTGTATAAACAAGTGGTACATCTACAACATATTCCCAGTTCCTACGTGCTGTGCTTGGTTCCATAGGGTCCCACTGTGGTCAGCTCGCGCGGCAGCTGCTGGACCGGCGTCTGTCCGCCCGTGAAGTTGTAGAACGCGCCGGGAGCGGGTCCGTTCTGCCACATGGGCTGTGCCAGGCTGTTGTAGTTGTTCAACATGGTAATTTATTCGGAGACTGGAATAGTGCGAAACTTTGAAATGTTTGTCGCTGCCGGAGAATGACGGGCACAAATAATATCAAGAGTCAGCGCAGTGTGGACAGACTGTGAGCGGGCGGCAATACCAATGTCGGCCTACGGTACCTAAAAATACCAGACATACCAAAGATGAATACACTGTTAGTTTGGTCACACCTTCcgaatgaaattaatttgaactTTAATTGATTACTTTTTAACGTTTTATTAGATGTTGATATTAACCGaaatataaaacaataaaaacgaCGCTACCTGCgctgaatatttttttaactttgtCTTTATAATCCTCGTTTGCTAATACAAATCAATTGCTATTGTATAAAAAAAGATGAGAAAGAAATTTAAGAACTTTTCACTCAATTAGGATTAAGACTCATGTTTATCCGTTGCTTCTACGGTATTTACAACTCCTTGAAACTAAACATATGTTCAGTTAACATATAATGAGCATTTGctttactttattttaaaGCGTTCAATGAGAATCGAGAGAAATAAATGAAACTGCCGCTTGGAAATGATCCTGGTCAATCTAGGAATCCAATATCTTAATTTCCCTTCGCATGGCGATTTCCCATAGCTTTTTATGCGGAATAAGGTTCTCTTGCTGATACCTCAAAGGCCAAGTAATTTCTGTTTGTATTCATATTGGTGGAGACAACGCACATGTTCCGGATTAAAGTTGTTTTTGATCATAATATaataactattattattataaattaataatatggAATTAAAATTTGAATACATATAAACACATTTTTATTGCCAGTATACCAGTACAcaatttgtaaatatataGGTATGTGCATAATGCATCCGAGGGGAATGTTTCGGTTGCTGCCGCATCTTTCAGATGCCATAATACAGTCGATAATATCAGTTTCTTTGTTGAGCTATGCTAAAAACAATGACGGGGAGACCCGCTCTTTAACACGATACATATACGAATAAGGATACCCTACGCAAAACTAAGAGCTACATGTCACGGCCAACGATTGATGCTAATTCTATGGGGTTAAAGCTTCTAGTCCTTGCAGCAGCAGTAAACATTGTCGCTAGAGCTAGCTGGGGTTGTGGGCGTGGTGCCGCCCTTGAGGGGCTTGCTGTAGGAATGGGGACCCCGCATGAAGACCTCGATGAGCTGACAATGCGATCTGCAAGACACGGAACGTTTAATAGGCGATTTATTGGAGATAAGGGTACAACTAACTCACCGCATGGTTATGTCCAGGTCGGTCACCACCTCTCCATCACAGTTCCAGCTGGAAAACTCGGTCGAGGAGGAGTGGGCGGCCATTTCTTCAGGCGGTGTAATCGGCTGACAAGACCCTGCCAGGCTGTAGTCCTCCTCGCTGGCAGAAAATGTTCTGAACCGGAATTCCCTTGTGCGATATACCTCTACAAACGGCAAATTGCGCTGCAAtgggaaaatgttttttaaatacTTATTTGTTTTCTACGATCCTAACTTGGTGGACGTCAAAGGAAATGGACGGCTCTTATAAAGGAAATTTTCTTTTTGATGTGAAAGTTGAATAGTTGTAGTAGTTAGTACTCACAATATCACCGCTTCTGCCCGCCGTATTGAGCAGAAATCGCACGTTGTTGAGCAGTGAGGTCTTTTTCACGAGAATCAGATCCAGGCAACCATCACCCAGGTGactgtaacgggagatgccgTTGGGACTCCTGGCGCAGGCGCAGGTGATGTTCGCGCCGCAGATCATAAAGAAATTGCCCCGCACAACCTTCCACTGATCGTTGCCGAGGTTCCTCATTGATGAAATGGAGCCAGTGGGCAATCGAAGATTGCCTGGACGCGGACGCGGCCTCAGCAGTGCAACTTCACTGGCGGCTAGATGAGAGTCCTCCGTTTCCACCTGCTGACTGCGCTCCGCCTCTCTGGATTCCTCTTGGATGAACAATGAAGATCGCTGCTCCTGTATGCTGCTAGCGAAGCTGCAGCGCTGGCAATTGGCATAGCAGACGGATGGCACTGACTCTCCCAGCGAGCACACGCTGTCCGGACTCTGCGGAACGTCCTCCAGCGGCGTGGTCAGTAGAAGATCGGGCTCTTCCAGCATTCTCAGTTCGGCGTCATAGCCGCGATTATTCAGGAAGGCCTTGACGCCACTGTACTCGTACCGGCGCGGGCCCATCCAGCGGTAGTTCTCGCTCTGGGCTGCCACATCGCCCAGGTACCCGTAGCTCAGGACACtggcacagaatctgagcaggGACTGGCCATTGCTCACACTGCACACATCCAGGCCCCGATGCTGGCCCAGAATCACATGGATGGCCGCTGTCTTCACATCCGCCGTGCCGTGCATACTATAGGCTATGGTGTCGGTGCTGCCGGCGGGAATCACGCCCACTGGCAGAGCCGGCCTCGGAATGTATGGTGGCCGCTGTTCGTCGAGTCCCAGCTCCCGCATTTGCCGGAATATCAGTCCGTTGATGACCTCTGCTACGGTGCCATCGCCTCCGACGCAGCAAACCGCATCGTATACTCCCAGATCATGGCTCAGAAGTATGTCCTTCACTTGGTTTGCCCTCTGAGTCGTGATGCACGTGGCGTCCACGCCGGCGAGCTGGAAAATAGGTCTCACATGGCGCTCATAGGTCTGAGCTCCCGCCTTGCGACCTCCATAGGGGTTTATAAAGACCAAAAGGCGGCGCACTCGCATCCGTGTGGGGGAGGAGCTATGCAGACGGATTTGCAGCTCCTGGTCCCACTGCCTCACTATGTAGGGATCCGAGTTGAAGAAGGTGAGTCTCCTTAGCTCCCACCGATTGCAATCCGTTTGGGACTTGCTCAGCCTCATGGCATAGTTGATGGTCAGGTACTGACTGGTTGGCTTCCCTGGCGCAGCATCGCCATTGCATCCGGAACTGCGTTCCGAGCCTGGCGGCGAAGGCGGTTTGAGGGAGCTCGCCTTGGTGTCCCCGCTCCTTATGCTAACCACGTCGTCCAAGTGGAGCACGTGGCTTTGTGGCCCATAAGAGCAGATTCCGCCCGGTTGAGCGGGCGAGTCCGGCGGCAACGGTGCCTTGGCCTCGTTTCCTTGGGGCGAATGCTTGAGCTTTTGCAGACGCTCCCACACCAACTGCTGCCCGTGTAGCAGCACCCTGTAGCTCTTCTTCTTTAGCTGGAAGTTGTTCAGCAGGACATCGTGGGCGGAGGCGGAGCAGGGCGTGAACTTGGAGGCACTCGTGGAGCTGACGGGGGCCACAAAATCCCCGGCCGAGGTGGACGACCGCCCTGCTGGCTGCTTGGTCTGCGTCATCTTGACTGGCCCTCGTCTCCGTCTCCCGCTATGGCGTACGCTTTGTCGGTACTAAGAGAAGAAAACAGGTTTCAGTTAGATATGCAGTGAAACTTCATCAGCACAAACTCAACAAGAAACTATACCCTTAGTAAAAGGGGTGCAAAATTATAACAAAGAAGATAGTCTCGATTTAAAGTAGCTTTCATATTATGGCACACATGATCAAAGACGACTTCTTCACTTCTTTGTGTTTGGTAAGTTCAACTTGAAGAAGTACTATACTGACAGATTTGGTTTAAGCAAGCCTGACTGTACTTAAAATCGCAGTAACAAAATGAGTGGAGGAGGCAGTGGAGTTGGGGGTCGGTAGTTACTCCTCACAATAAATCAGAGTTACGACGCTCCATTCTCTTTCCCTTTGATGTTCGGTCTTTGTGGCTTTAGCAGTTCACGTAGAGGTGGGCCCTTCAACTCTTAATTACTTACGGAGAGGTGTCGATGATGAAAATTGAACGGAAAACGCAGAGGGGACTGTGACAGACTCAATCAACTGCACGGAGTCATTTTCAAACCTCTGCCACGGTCCTCCGCATCTGATGGTTTTTGTCATTAGCATAGACTCGTGAATATTTTTGAAGGAAAACacagaaaattaaaaaaataaaaggttCATTCTATGAGTTTATGGTTCACTGACCATAAAGTTATCAAAAGGCAATAAAATAACACTGTAACTACGAGATAACGACTCATTTTTAGGATAATGATGAATAATTGATTTGGCCATTAGTAAAAGTATAATAGCAAAGCCAATTGTGCAAATGTATCATAAACCAGCTGGCAAAATATCGCAACAAACTCACTGCACACATATTTTTTTAGCATAAGCTTAAAGTATTTTAAATGATAAGTTCGCTTATGATTCATAAACCGATAAAAAATAATCGCTGGTAATTAAAATGCCAGTAATTCCGATAAGACTCCAATGAACAAGTGTTGCaatcataaattaatataacGAAAAACATTTTAGGGATTGGCTTCTACCAAAAATAAATCGTTTATGAACCTCAATTAAATCGCGGTCAATTCCCCTTGCAAAATAGGTTTTGAAATACTTCTCAAAGGGTTCTATTTGCCTTTGTTGGTGGGTGTTCAATGGCAGATAATTGCACATGTTCAGAAATTATAGCTATACATTTTATACGTATGTACATTGCGCGATTCGTGTTCATAGCTCGCTGAACTGAGCAACCAGGAAAATGCGCAAGTGTAAGAAACTGGTTTAAATTGTATGCCACTCAATGGGAGGGGAAAACCAAAAGTACAATGCAGTAGATAGCAGCCAAAATGAGTTCAATGAACTCTTTATTGCAGTTTTGGAGGCTTTGGGCAGTGAAAAGCGTTCGTCagttttaaataaacaaagatCGAGATGAACGTGGCAGAAGCAAAAGTTATAAAATACTTCTTAAAGTACTCAACAACTGCAGTGTGAATCATGGCGCACTTAGCCAGAACCAAACTGGTTCTGAACTCAATTCACGTTCCGATCGTAAACTTTACGGCACCTCATTTACTAACAATGAACAATTGCTTTGAACTTGGCCAAAGCGAAAGAAAGCCAGCAAGCTCCAGAGAATTCAGTACAAACATCTCTAAACAATGGGATAAACATCTCCGAGCAGAGTTCTTGAACAAATGAATCTCTCTATATTTCACAACAGCGGAGAACAGCGCCAAAAACACCTTCAAAAATGACTAACTTATGCAAATTACTCTTTAGTTAGCTGACTAGCGAGGCAGACTGTGTTGTTGCTAATTAGAGAGTCGCACGCATTTCAGTGCCCGAAAGCAGAACTCGCACCAACAAGCCAACAAAGCCCGTCtcacgcggcgtatgagcaacGAATCGCCCCAAGGTCAACGACGATCACCGACGGCACCCAGAGCACGCAAAATCGGTCTCAGAATCGGactcaaaaaaataaaaagcggACCGGGAAGCTGTAGTCGATTCCGTGGCACTTGGAAAACGGGTTCTGCCCGGTCGAGTTGCGTGCAGCCGGCGACCTTCGCCTTGAATCGCTCGAGAGATCTTGGCCAGACTGCAATAACCGGCTGTTGGCCATAATCTGGCATTAAAACAAGCCACCTCGGACCTTGCCCACATTTGCACCCGAGCTGCAGGCTGGCCAAAGTCGCATTTCCTAGCTTTGAATCTTGACATTGACGGAGGAGAACCGCTTTTGAGTTAGCTATGCTAAGTATGGCTAGCCACAttgtttgtttaataattttgggCAGGTACCTAAGATTGGTAttgcaaaaacagaaaacttGGCTTTAGAAGTATATTAGCCTTGGCATTGAATATAACTGCAATTAGCCGTAATGGTAAtaatagttttatttcttttctttcgTTTCTTTTTGGCTGCCTTCGCTTGACAATTAATTTGCTTGCAGCATTATACTGTGTTGAACTTTGAAATTTTAGATTTATATAGTaccaaattttatttatatatctaGATCATTAATTCATGAGGTAGACTTTGGCTTACATTCACACCATTCCTCACACCATTTATAGAACTTGCTTATTGGCATACTTTCCCCTTTTGAATGCCAGAATGCAATTAACTTTTAATTCTACACTCTCGATGGAATAACACATGCATGTTCTTCATAAATTAGAAACAAATCTACAACAAAATAcccacatatatatttaaagtaaacaaatacTCATCTCCCACTTGTGAGAGCAAATCATTCATAAAACAAATCTGATGAACTCAAATGCCACTCAACCGAGAACAGAGAAGCAGACAGAAACATGGGGCACCTCGGGCAATGCGttgatttataaatttaataaaatatgtacatattataGTACCAAATTGAGGTACAAATCGGTACAAATGGTGCTAAAAAAAGCGGAACACGGGGAAATCGAAACAATTTCCCCTGGGCTGTAATGGAATAATAAATGTTGATTAATTAAAACAAGCCCTTTTGTGTTAGTGATTCATTATGATTAGCCTCAACTGCTTGCATGCTGCTAATTGCTGCAAGCACGAAAGCGATCTGTTGGAACAAAGTGTCATCCTAAATGAGTGCTAAATGGTCAACGATTTGTATTTTGTACTTATTTCGTGAAAACCTCTCGTTTTTCGCCCTCTAATCTGCACTGGCTTATCGGCAACTCAAACAATAACAATCGAGTGCTTTAGTACCCTATGTGAATGTATAGACTAGGGCTATATCTCGCCAATTTGTA of Drosophila mauritiana strain mau12 chromosome 3R, ASM438214v1, whole genome shotgun sequence contains these proteins:
- the LOC117145072 gene encoding uncharacterized protein CG1161, with product MAHKRLFVYAVLLAICYLVGVTWAETAAQTLPAIGTNSNNNSNAQPAPVAAPAAPAAAAPPAKQVPAPNAAPPAKVIGQPVSAAPGKSSSNSSSTTECVCAGALLPRLDGNGKELPICAECKCSHVARNTTLIKVVVIIVIWIISILVIYMLFLMCLDPLLNKRVKANYQEHTNEDDEPTPPLPAVNNQELSARANVLNRVGHQQDKWKRQVREQRRHIYDRHTMLN
- the LOC117145021 gene encoding proteasome subunit beta type-4 yields the protein MLNNYNSLAQPMWQNGPAPGAFYNFTGGQTPVQQLPRELTTVGPYGTKHSTASSTTGTSVLGIRYDSGVMLAADTLVSYGSMARYQNIERVFKINKNILLGGSGDFADIQSIKRNIDQKMIEDQCCDDNIEMKPKSLASWMTRVLYNRRSRMNPLYIDVVVGGVDNEGTPYLANVDLRGRSYEDYVVATGFARHLAIPLVREKKPKDRDFTAVEASELIRTCMEVLYYRDTRNISQYTVGVCSVNGCGVEGPFQVNENWTFAETIKGY
- the LOC117143944 gene encoding ceramide kinase; this translates as MTQTKQPAGRSSTSAGDFVAPVSSTSASKFTPCSASAHDVLLNNFQLKKKSYRVLLHGQQLVWERLQKLKHSPQGNEAKAPLPPDSPAQPGGICSYGPQSHVLHLDDVVSIRSGDTKASSLKPPSPPGSERSSGCNGDAAPGKPTSQYLTINYAMRLSKSQTDCNRWELRRLTFFNSDPYIVRQWDQELQIRLHSSSPTRMRVRRLLVFINPYGGRKAGAQTYERHVRPIFQLAGVDATCITTQRANQVKDILLSHDLGVYDAVCCVGGDGTVAEVINGLIFRQMRELGLDEQRPPYIPRPALPVGVIPAGSTDTIAYSMHGTADVKTAAIHVILGQHRGLDVCSVSNGQSLLRFCASVLSYGYLGDVAAQSENYRWMGPRRYEYSGVKAFLNNRGYDAELRMLEEPDLLLTTPLEDVPQSPDSVCSLGESVPSVCYANCQRCSFASSIQEQRSSLFIQEESREAERSQQVETEDSHLAASEVALLRPRPRPGNLRLPTGSISSMRNLGNDQWKVVRGNFFMICGANITCACARSPNGISRYSHLGDGCLDLILVKKTSLLNNVRFLLNTAGRSGDIRNLPFVEVYRTREFRFRTFSASEEDYSLAGSCQPITPPEEMAAHSSSTEFSSWNCDGEVVTDLDITMRSHCQLIEVFMRGPHSYSKPLKGGTTPTTPASSSDNVYCCCKD